From Syntrophorhabdus sp.:
AACGGTGATGAGCGCTATGATCAGGGCAACACCGTTCGCCGCAATGACGGGAACCGATTTGATGAGGACACCGTAGACGGACCACAGCACGGAACCGATGACGATCATCAGGGGTAGAAAAAGCGAGACATCCCTCGCCTCTTTCAACCTCCAGATGCGCAATATCTGCGGCAGAAGT
This genomic window contains:
- a CDS encoding SemiSWEET transporter; protein product: MADLIGYIAACFTTFSLLPQILRIWRLKEARDVSLFLPLMIVIGSVLWSVYGVLIKSVPVIAANGVALIIALITVFFTIRYR